One Gossypium hirsutum isolate 1008001.06 chromosome A08, Gossypium_hirsutum_v2.1, whole genome shotgun sequence genomic window, ATGCCTGAACTACCTGAACAAGTTTCTCGAGATTCTCCATCAGCGTCTTTTCTTCTAATTCTATATATACAATTAAGTGAGGCTCAAAGCAAGATGAAATAATCCCATGGAAGTTGAACTGCCAGGAAATGAGTTAAAGACCATTTCAGTAGCAAAATTACGAGATGAAAGCTAAAAGCCAAACACGATGGCGTAATGCAATGGACAATGCAAAAATGCAGATGGAAAATATGTTTTCCTATATGCTAAATTAGAAAAATCATAAGCAGATACGATTTCTCAGAATGTAAGTTCAAAGTGTGAAATTAGATAACTTCTTAGATATAGCATATTCAAACTACAATATAGAAAAACAACCTTGAGTAGGCAATTACACTCATCCAATTTGAAATAGACGGCAACATGTTACTGCAGCATTTCAATGAGACCCATAAAGACAGTCTAGATGACGTGCATGCCTCAGAATAAAAGCAATTTTACAGAAAAACATGTAGACATAACCAGTAAATAATTTCTTTAGGCACCAATCACCTTCCAATTTCTCAAGGAAATGCAGAAGATCTAAGGGTAAGACACGTTAAAGTGATCAAATTGTCCAACATACAGTTTCTGCCATTAGTGCATAGCACTTGACTATGACCGAACAATATGTAAAGATAATCTTATAGAAGATTAAAATTTTACCCCAGCTCCAGGTGCAGACAAATCTTTGTTTCCATCCTTTTCCTGTCAACACAACATCCGAAGAGGAAAAATCATGATTCTGTAATTCTCTAGCAGAAGGATTTTTCCATAACAGAGAGAAGTAATCTTTGTGTGGACTGTGGAGCATACCTCATTTTCACTTCCTTGATGTGCAGCAAGCTTTTTCTCATACTTCTTTCGAATATCTGATGCACTTTGACTATTATTCTGCCTACCAATTTCTTCAATTTCATTTCCAATCTCTCTACTCTGAGTACCACCACCAAATTTCTCTGCCAACTCATCCTCAAATTCTAAAGTTCTTTGCAATGCCTGCAAAATTCAAAGCATAAGAAACTTCAGAATTAAAACTAGCTGACAGAAACTCACGGGTAAGGAAGTATGAAATTGAAATTTGCCAAATTAAATCATGTTATGGTTATTCCAACAacagaaaataagtaaaatgaaCAGAAATGTGATACTGATCATCTGAGTCCAACTATCCTAGGATGAGATTGACAATAATCAGCAGAACTGTATCAGAAAAAAGAAATATGCTAAGCTCGTGCAATAATGAGAAATAATAAAAACACTTTTTTCTCTCGTCCTCTTCCCTGTCATTAATTTTGTACTACAATTCCATGCTATAATCCACATTTGCAAGATACAATAAATAACAGGAGCTAGTTTACTATGGCATCTATAAttaagtttgtttttattaaaagaaaatataaaagaaataaattctgCTAAATAACAATGCAGTGACTGAGCTTTGATCCTTGATAATGTACCCAAACTAAAAGCAATGGGAATCAAACACACTAAGGTAGCATACCAGTTTCTACTTATACTGAAGAGTTGATTATTTTGCAAGACTCTTGCCGAAGATCTAGAAAATATAGCTTACCATCAGCAACGTTGCAACATCAGGCTTCTCTTTCATGTTGTCAAGGATCCCCTCCAATTGTTTCCTGGAAGCAAAATCCCAAGTAAGAAAGTTTAAATCATGTATGATAGTATGCTGCAGTTTCCCACTCACTTTGGACAACCAATAATTCATTTGTAGTATAACTCAGCATCATCTCATTAAgtcttttttccaaaaaaaaaaaagaggttgaaaaaCTCTTTTTGTCATTTCTTTACCCAGAAAATAGTTCTCTAGAATCTTtctggaaaaaaaattagaatgttAACTTGACcattgtttaaagaaagaaaagttgCAAATGCTTGAAACTGCtgcttcaattaaataaaaatgaagattATATAAGTTATTGAACCATCCTAGAAGTACTTATGCTGTCCTAGATAATACATACCTTGTCTTCTTACAGAACTGGATACAGAGACGGTAAGGAACAAGCCAAGAGGTAGGAAAGATTTTCCATATTTCCTCATTTGTTCTCATTCTACGCTTGATCCATGCATATCTTCGTTCCGTTTTATCCAGTTTAGCTAGTTCTAATtagagaaaaaattcaaaaatcagaACCATGAAAACTTTGCGAAAGCTTAATGCATAGAAACCATATTAAAGATGGGAGGATGGAGCCACACAAACCAGCTCCTTCAAAGATCTGTTCATATGAAGTAAGCTCTCTGCTGCAAAAGTTATTTACTAACTCCTCTCTCACAGATGGCTCCAAGGCATCGACAACTAAACAAGCATCAGACAAGTGCTGCAGCAAATTTGTCTCTTCGGACTCTTTGCCGGTTCCTAAGCTGCAATTAAAacctcaaaaatttataaaatacaaaaggtatatttaaataattaatttagcgGGAAGAACCAACAGCTGTAACTATAAAAACACAGAAATAATTCTTATTTGATTGTTCAAGAAGTATAAGGAATTCTAGGTTCTCTAAAACCCCCAAAACCACCATGGCACCACCCCCTACAGCATGAGAAATTCTtccaaaataacatttaaaaagaTAAGATTTAACAACATTAAGGATCACCTTTTAGTAAATTTCAGcaataatgtaaaaaaattacCTTTAGAAGTTATAGTTCTATGCATACAGAGCCAATTttgttctatttaattttttttatttcatttgcttAATACTTATTGAGAACTTGCAGACTTTCAGATGTGTAAGTTCCATATTTTGTCATTTCTACATATATAGAACCAGTTTAATtctattaattaaagtttaatgaaatTGCTTCATGAATATTAAGATTTTGCAATGTCTCAATGAACTATATTGGCAATTAGCTTCTAAATAGATACCTTTAGTTTCATACCAAAGGACAGcatcaaatttatatattactTACCTTGAGAAATCAGAGAAGACATGAGATTTCAGTATTTGTTTAATACTCTTAAACTTCTCCCTTAGCTCAGTGATTTTTGGGATATCCCTGTAGGCTTCAAAATGGCTACAAAGCTGGTTTACAGCCTGAAATGCATGATAAATTTGACTTCTTAAGATGAACCAGATTTGTTAAAGGGAATGAAAAGCAAACttcagaaaaagaaaacaaacaaaacgCAAAAAAGGATACCTTATATGGATATAAATAGTATGATTAAATGAAACATTACAAAGATAGAATTTTACTAAGTAAAAAAGACGACATAAACAAACCATAGAACAAGTAGGGACTAAGAGAACTTTTTAAGAGAAAAGTAAGAAAAAAAGGGAGAGGGAGGGCTTAATGGAAACTAAAGCAACCAATGTCGATCAAGGTAAGCATCTCTAAGCAAAGAAGATCTGGACTGATGCATTCATCTAGTGCCATCCAGAAAACTTTGGTTTTTAGGTTGTCCTTCTTTTAAGCAAAAATTCTCAACATGAGGGGTAGCTTATCCACCTTATACATTTAATAAAAGTCTGAAAACCTAAGAAAAAGTTTAACTCTTCCAAAACACCAAAAACAGAAGACAGGACAAATGCAGTTGAACAAGCCAAGAGATAGTGAAGTGTTCTATCTATACTCATGATAAGGCCCTTTGTAGATTCAGCCAATGAATCAAAGCATGCCAGAATTAGTTTCACCAAAACCATAAATATTCAGTCATCTCTTGCAGCAATCAATctcaaatcaaaaaccaaaagaaatgaaatagtTTTGACGCCAGTACAAGTAGATCACCGATAAGATATTTAGTACTTTCAATGGCAGAACATCACGTAGCTTCTTAAGAGATGGCGAACAAACTATACACTCAGAAATGACATACCTCTAACTGGGCAGCTGCCTCCTTATATTGTCGTTTTGACGCCATAAATTGAAGTTGTTCTACAGCGGAGACTGCCATGACAAGGAAAAGGAATTGATATTAAAAAGCAAGTTCTTTTAAATCCTAAATACCGAAGGCAGCCAAAGGTTAGAACCAACATAGTCTTATGTAAGCATGTTTTATGACTGATCACTAATTAAATTGCAAAGACTTGGGTGAGGTGTCAGGTGTCACACAAGCACAGATAAAGAagacccaaaaagaaaaagactgACCTAGCATGGTTAGACGATGAAGAGCTGTAATTGTAGAGGTTATATGCTTCTTAGCAAAGTCCAGCTTCTTGATATCGCGGCATATTTCTTGAACCATCATCTCACTTTGCTcagcttttgtttttatttcacggATTTTATATGTTAGTTCCTGTGCAGACAAAACCATGAGTTCATAAAGAAAGAGGAAAATGGCCCAAAGGGGGAGaggaattttatattcttttcCAAGTCGTGCTACTAATCAGAATAGGAACAATTATTTTCTCAATAGTACAACTGAAAACCTATAGAATTGCTTGTATGTGGAAAAAATTGATGCAAATAGTATGAAGGATCTCATCTATAGCATCTACAAAATTCAAACAAGCTAACCTCCACAGCATGTGTAGCAGCAGCAAGATCTTCCTTAGCTTTGGTTCCTGAATTACTCTGTAATCAAAATAGCTTGTCACCTTTTACAGTTACCTCAACTTTCCCAAAGGCAAACTGCAATATATCCTAGTTGAAAGATTTGATAAATTCTCTTGACATTTGACTTTCACATGAGTGAGTTgcaaaaccaataaaaaaaatacactgcATAAATGAATAAGAAATATTTATAACCTGTTGGCGAACAGCAGCCAGTATTCCAGCATCAACTCTACGGATCTCACTTTGTATCTTTTGCATTAGTGGCTCAACGCCAGATAAAGAAGCCTCTGAACATAAAAAATATGTGCAGCATCAATGCCAGTTACAGAATTTTGCATAACTTCGGGATCATATCTAAGGCTAAAATTATCGCAAATCCTGCTGAAATTAACCGTATTTAGATTTCCAATAATCCTTTTTATCAGTTACCTGTGGGAAACATCTGGTTGATGTACTCTAGAGTACTCATTTTGTCCATTGCTTCCAAAATTCCGATCCTATCGACCTGGAAGCCATAGAAACAGTTTTAAGCCAAGCTTCAAAGATGGATccaaataaaaaggggaaaaaacaACAAAAGCAAGTACGTGCTAAATGTTCTTTTTCGTTAATTCTTTTCAAACTAAAATTGAAAAACGGGAATAACATTACAATAATCTCCAAACTTTAGAGGAAAACATAAAGAGAGCAtacaaattataatgaaaatCAGATGCAATTCGTTAGATCAAGATTGCTAATGATCTACAAATCACTAATTCTtccttaaaaatcaaatttaaaaaatttcgtGTCATGAAGTCGATACCTGAGTGAAACTTTTctagagataaaataaaattgaagaaaggaaagaaaattattatttcgTTCTTACCGCTGAAAATTTTTATCGCCAATCTCCGACACCAAGTGGAGAAAGACTTTTCTGTTCTGGTAGCTATGGGctggattttaaatattttttgggttTCCCGTTACACGTCGGCCTATTAATACATTCATTTTAGTCTAGTAATAGACCCCATCTACTTCGGATGAAGTTTACTTCAAAAGATTGCAAAATTTGAAacacattcataaaatcaaaCTGCCTAATCATATCCTTCCTTATCTTCTTTCACCATCAAAAATCAATTCTGGTCATGCTATCAACTTCCTCACCAATTTCCCTGGGCAGTTGAGTTGGTCCAGGTTTAGCATTTAGTTTaaggtaagtcaatttgatgggTTTGGTTTGAGAAAGTTGGATTCTTGATCTCGCGAATTTGGTTCATggattattaaattcatatatgtTCGGTTATGGCTCCATTGGTTAGGTTTATGATTCAATTTACGGGTCCAGTTCATGGGTCTATTCATGGATTTGATTTATAAATTAACAATTATTATATTCATTTAACTTCAATATTATTATCAgtggaaaaaataaatttaaacataataaaattcGTTTATAATCTTATTTAAGAGTTAGAGCAAAACTGTCCATAtttagaaatattatttttaaaaaatcattctcatttttttaatttcattattttatttttatccattttaatattaaatttgatataataaaatcttatattaaattttcaattttcaaattcatcttcttttcaattttcatctttaaaatttgaaaattatctcAAGGTTTAAACCTTCAGTTCTTTTTTGTGCCAATTACAATGTCGATTGCATATAATCTCTAACTCCGACAGGGACTATAACTGGTCTAGAATAAAGTAAGTTCATGATGGAAAGATCATTCATGGCCAAATCATATGTGAATGTTTTCTGGCAAGTGGTATGTTTGTAGGAGTGTTCTTAGCCAATTGGCATGTGTTTTGGCTTTGATTTTGGTTGTAATCTGTAAattttgtgtggctattgagatGAAATTTTTGTGGAAAATAAATCTATGATGAATGATTatttaaaaagaactaaaaattatGGGAGTTTTATTCGACTTGATATTTGTTGAGTAATTTTTCGTTGTGTCTCATTAAAGAAAacaatcaaatatttatatacgTGGTAAACTCTATGCATTCAAGACACGTGTATTGCTCTGGGTTGCTTGCTGGACTTCGTTGCCCCCACATACAAACTCATTTGGTATATGCGAGCTGAGACAACGAGCTCCTGTTGTTGACTTCTCTCTATAAAGCTTGCGTGTATCCATCTGCTAAGACTTAGCCGGATCACAAGTGAGCAACTTAAATATTGTCTGATTCTCAGGTTGGTGATCATAAGTACGTAACAATACTATTTGTTATGGTTTGGTTGTTATCCAGCTGGGATGGAAATGTTTATGAAAGGAAGGGTATCTATATAGGGTTTTGCTAAATGAGTTTGTTGGTGAGCTGTATTTgatccttcttttttttctaattgtaTTTGTACGTGATATGTCTATGATCCTTAATGACTGCAGATTGGTgttattgtttcatttaatatgtttttgtaattttgattttcattaataaacttttcaattttgactaaaaatgaataaataaacattGCCTCTTTTTCCCACCTTAAAAATTTGttaacattaaaatataatatcataaggaaaagtaaaattatattaaaaattgttACATAATATTTTTGTATCAAATTTAATTGAGATGATTCATTAACTATAAGTTTATGTTTGAGTGTAATTTTAACCAATGCCACATTTTGATAAAGCTACAGAGAAATATGCTATGATTTTTTTTactagattttattttaattggatTTCGTATCATAAGCATCACCTTTAGCATGCCATTATTGTAACTTTTAACAAAATTTGAAGtggtgtgaaatatatatatatatatttagtttcaatttatttatatctatgtatttctttttttttctccctgCCAACTTAAAAATCTTAACTGTCGCTTCCCTTATTTGTTTTAACTGCTGAAACAACATTGGTGAATATTAGAAAAaattaagggaaaaagaaaaaagaaaaaagaaatttaagcgTGGAAGAATAAATGTAATGTTGAgtgatttgttttattttattggttaaaaatataatcaaaataaaaaaaatattgggaTGATCCGCCATGTAAACTTTGTGATACATAAAAGAAATAGGattaatcttaatttaatttaataaccaATTTGGCATTCCtttaatatttcttaatttgCGAAAAAAAAACCGTTATGCCTGAAACGTTTATTATAGCTATAAAGAAAACCCCATTTTTCATGCGACAATTCTATTTACGGATTTATCGTATTACCTACCACTACGAAAGGCTTGAAAACTACCCTAAACCCCTTTACGATAACCAAAACCCatcatataaaaaattgaattggattaaCGACTGAGTCTGAGAGTGACGCCATCCTTACCAAGCTTAGCAATCAGCAATAGCATCTCTTGGTTCATGCCAATGTGCGTCTGGCCATGTGCCTGCCCCATTTCCGTCACTTTTGTAATGCAAAATGACTATAAAGCACTTGCCACTCATCACTGCCTCAAGTGGGAAACTGTCTAAAAACGACATTCGGCTCAGCTGCTTCGATCCCGGGAACCTGGGACCCACCTTCACAAAAGGGAAAGCATGGGAATAAGAAACAGTTGGAGCAGTTGTCTATTGGCTCCTTTATAAAACTTCCTCCTTTTTCCCTTAAATTTCACTTTTGCCCTTATGTTTCTTAAGTCTCTGTTTATCCCTACGTGTCTTCACTATTATTGCAATGCGTCACTTAGGTTTGATGTTTAGTCTCAGTGAATACTAAAGCCAATGTGTAGCTGTGATTTGAGTTACATTAATTATTGTGAGGGAGTCTTTTTGTAATTCAAAAAATGTATAAGGGTatcaaaaatctttaaattttaaaaagaaagtaattaattTTCTTCCCTTATTCAACTGATATCAAAAAAgcatttaaacttttttaaaaaataattaaacctatgctcttattaaaaattagaaaaattattaaattttaataaaaataaaaattttaaaattattagaaattagaaattagattttttttataaaaatcgtaaaaaattgtaaaattttataaaaatcataaaaaaatttaacgacCCTTTatgttttttcaattaaagtcatcacgTGTCTCAACAAGACGTGACATAGggcgaaaaataattaaaaaataaaaattaataaaaattatagaaaaattataaaatatttcttttggtgagataatttttataaatatttttcacaaaatttatatttctttacattttgtataattttcttatgactttataaaattttacatttttttatattcctatatattttataatattttatgatttttataaaattttacaatattttatatttcttttacgattttatatttttttctaatttttaatatttgattttttataaaaatttaataatatttataacttttattgattttaattttttatatttttttctaatttttaataaaagtaagggcttaatttctttttttgaaaaaaattgaggaTCTTTTTAATggattttgaaagtttaagtatttaattaagtgtaaaaaaaaggggtttaattgttttttttgaaaaaatttgaaggctttttttatgcattttgaaagttcaagtatccaaatgaatgtaaaaaaaaggacttaattactttttttgaaaaagtttgaagacTTTTTGCATCATTAAGCCttcaaaaacaaattatataaataatttttaattaacttaataaaaaaatattttatatttgatttgaatattatttttcacatattttattcattggttaattataaataataatttttaactacttaaatgatttatttatagcAAAGAACAATTATTTTTACACGAGTTTTTACTCATCTTTctaattacatttttaaatttatactaattattctttattatcttaattataaatTAGGACTTAAACTATactctttttttcaaattaatatatttttccttttataaaaaaataatacttaaaCTATATTCTATTACCCAAATcactccaaaaaaaaaattaacgccattaaaaaaaattcactcaaTAATAACACCAGACATCATTTTTATCTACCAATTTTCGGGTGTCTGTAGGATGAATCTAGATCTACAATTTGTACTTTTGACTAGACTTTGATGGGTTTTTGTTTTTATCTGCACTACCAGCGAATTTAGCTCCTTTCCTCTCCATCTCCAACTgtagcttgtgtcagctcaagGATACAAATAGCTCCCCTCGTCTTCGATTTGTTTAACGTAATTCAAagttcaaacttttattcccatTATGAATCTCCAGAGCATAAAAGTCCTGGGCACCGCAGGAGGACCATCACCACCTCTTTCCAAAATCTCAATTTGAAGATTTTGAGTTTCAGTCTGAAGATCTAGGCATTTTCACCCAACGCGAACTTGTCCTTTTTAGATGTACCATTCTTTCGGACTAGGGGGTGGCAGGGCGGCAGCAGTGGGGTTAGAGTTTTTGGCagacaaagaaaaaaatggatagacaagaaagaaaaacaaaaaagaaaataaagtaaaaaaatttaaaacaaaaatatgtaACAGTGTATTATTGGCATATAATTTGTGAcaaattaatttatcaatttgagaaaaagcgtctactttaaatattaataagagtttttttttatgtCTAATTATTTTAGAATATGTGTGAAATAAAAACTTTTCTTCTATTATTATATAAGTAACTAAACGTAGCATTGTTTATCACTTAAAAAATGTCGGCAGATGAGATGGGTAAGGTTTTTGGGTAGAAAGATTTTGAGAACTGAGACCGAAGGAAGGGAAGGAAGCAAAGACTCTGACGACGCTCAGTGCTTGTGAGACTGATGGTTTCTGTGGAAGATAAAACAGATCGATGGGAAGGTGACCGGCCTCTCACATCTTCATCATCCGATGCATTACGAAAGGGGTTTTTATGAAGGGGCTAAAGATGTGTTTAGAGATTTAGTTtctgtttagttttttttaggaCGTTTTAGTTgtgtttgttgttgttgttgttgtttttttttttaatttatgagaATAAATGTTTAAGAAGCTGTTTTCTACTTTTAGGAACCCCAAGACACCACCCAGACCAAGCGCTGGTCGAGTGACAGTTGAACTGTGCGTAAGATTTTTCATTCAATAAATGCATcgagtattttttaaaaaaaaagttgaagtgaaaaatatttacttttaaacttttataagtttaaataaattttgtcatttCATTAAAAATGGATTTAGAATTT contains:
- the LOC107920334 gene encoding vacuolar protein sorting-associated protein 53 A, whose protein sequence is MDKMSTLEYINQMFPTEASLSGVEPLMQKIQSEIRRVDAGILAAVRQQSNSGTKAKEDLAAATHAVEELTYKIREIKTKAEQSEMMVQEICRDIKKLDFAKKHITSTITALHRLTMLVSAVEQLQFMASKRQYKEAAAQLEAVNQLCSHFEAYRDIPKITELREKFKSIKQILKSHVFSDFSSLGTGKESEETNLLQHLSDACLVVDALEPSVREELVNNFCSRELTSYEQIFEGAELAKLDKTERRYAWIKRRMRTNEEIWKIFPTSWLVPYRLCIQFCKKTRKQLEGILDNMKEKPDVATLLMALQRTLEFEDELAEKFGGGTQSREIGNEIEEIGRQNNSQSASDIRKKYEKKLAAHQGSENEEKDGNKDLSAPGAGFNFHGIISSCFEPHLIVYIELEEKTLMENLEKLVQEETWDVEEGSQNNVLSSSMQLFLIIKRSLKRCSALTKSQTLYNLFKVFQRVLKAYATKLFGRLPKGGTGIVAAATGMDGQIKTSDRDERVICYIVNSSEYCHKTSGELAESVSKIIDSQFADRVDMSEVQDEFSAVITKSLVTLVHGLETKFDAEMAAMTRVPWGTLESVGDQSGYVNGINMILSSSIPVLGSLLSPIYFQFFLDKLASSAGPRFYMNIFKCKQISETGAQQMLLDTQAVKTILLEIPSLGRQTSGAAGYSKFVSREMSKAEALLKVILSPVDSVADTYRALLPEGTPMEFQRILELKGLKKSDQQSILDDFNKGSPAISRPSSAAPVGQSMAPAPPASTVPAISNPASAGFIASREDVLTRAAALGRGAATTGFKRFLALTEAAKDRKDGPFRKLFNA